The Capra hircus breed San Clemente chromosome 22, ASM170441v1, whole genome shotgun sequence DNA segment AGCCCCAGGCCTCGAACTGAGGATGTTATTTCAACTCCCCTCCGAGAACTGTAGCTCACCCCAGTTGCTTACTCCAAAAAacatgaggaaaggaaaaaaatcaggacAGAATCGAGATCACACACTTGGCAGTTTAAACTTACAAAAACAAGCatttattaatctattttttcttctcttgctttAATACAGAAGCATGAGGCTGATGGTCTGGTAACATCGATGTGAAGCCAAAAGCCCAACCAGTCCTGATTCCAAAATCCTGTGACTGGCCTTCGTTAGGCAACAGGATTGCAGTTACAGTGTGGTCTCAAGTCCATACAGGAAGCTGACCAaccccagggtctcctgcacctGCCCAGGCTTGCCGGGTGGGCCAGAGAACATGAGAATCAACAGCACAGCGCAGATGGATGGAGGAGGCGGCTTCAGGCAGAACACTGCCGAGGTGTACTTCCCCTGCCAGAAGCTGGAGCTGTCCACGCACAAAGCTTCTTGGTCACGGGCCCACTTCCCTGGGCAGCATCCTCCTCTGGCCCGGGGTCGGAAGGCTGCGCACCCAGATCGCCCTGAGCTGCGGTCCCCACGTGCCAGCACGAGCCTGAGCCGCCATGACTGTCTTTCCAGCGGGTCTGCTTGGCCAGCTGGTGCTACCGCTGCTTGTGTGGAAGGGGCTTTCTGGGCGGTGGGAGCTCCCTGTGGATCAGGGTGAGTCCACAGAGGATGAGGAACACTCCACCCCACCACAAGACCTCCTGGCACTCTCCATACAAGACAAAACCCAGGAAGGCCTGTGGGACAGAGACAGCTGTGAGGCCGGGTGGACACGTGCCTGCAGGGTGGGTGGGCAccacctgactcccctgtggcCCAGTGCCTCCCAGGGCAGGAAGAAAGGTCTGGAGCTGGAAGTCTTGGGCCTGAAACCCAGCTGTGGTCTTCAACAAGTCTCATCTGTAGAAGCAGGGCGGGTACCTCCTCACGGCACTGGGCCAGCAAAGGGGACGAGAGAGGCCAGAAGCCAGGCCCTACACACAGCTGGCCCAGCACGCCCGCCCTGCTTGGACTGCACGCTGACTGGCTCAGCTCCACTAGGAGGGAAGAACTTCCACCCTGCATGTCTCCTGCCTGAGTTCACAGATCCTTGTGGAGCAGCGAACAAGTAGGCTTTTGACAGCTGGCCTTCCTCACCATCTAACTTGAGAAGTCACCCAGTTTGAGGTTGGAGGAGAAGCCACAGGAAGTCAAGATACCGCCCAACCTCTGCTTCGGTTCCGGTCCCTTCTCCTAGGTGGGAAAGTAGGGTGTTGCCCAAGGACAACCCACCCAGAACCCAGGTTTGGGATAGAGGAACCATACACTCAGGCTACTCACCGAGTTGAGGATGTTTGAAAAAGTCACCGTGACAGATGCAATGGCTGAAGACATGGACAAACTGAGGCCCCGGCTAAAGAACGTCCACATCAGAGAATTGGTGGTAGCCATCATAATAATGCCTAAGACGCAGAAGCCCACGTTCACCTGCAGGAGAAAGGGTCACTGCAGCCACGGTCAGCCCTGGACAAGCTTGACCAGCAGCCACCCTTACAGCCACCCAGGGTCACGGTCCCTGCTGGGCAGCCAGGCTGCCACAGCCTGGGGATCCTGAGCTTTCCTGCATAGGACTTACTTAACCCTCAGCTGGTAGCATGCTCATTTAACACGTGAAGCAAACTCAGAGAAGACATTTATTTGGCCATTATactagccatgtgaccttgggcagaagTGCTAATTCATATCCAGTTGTCTTCCATTGAACACCAGTCTGCTACGGCCCCACAGTGACCAGTGCAGTGGGGTAAGGTCAGTCTCAGTGGGCCAAGTAGTTACCCCCAGTCTGAGTAAATGAGGAGCAGAGTCCTCACATGCCAGAATCAGGTAACACAGGAATTGGTGGTCTCCCTGCTGTTCTATGCAGCCTATAAGCCACTCAGCCAGGTCCCACTGGGCATTCTTGAGCTTTTACTCGGTAGCAGGCCCTGGGCTAAGTGTTAcaagtacatttttatttattccttaacttcattttacagataaggaacctGAGGCATTAAGGAACCTGCCTGAAGGGCCACAGCTTGGGGGAGCCACCAGGATTCAGGCCCAGGCAGTGGGACTCCATGCTCTGAACTAGGACACAACATGGGAAACCACACCTGGGAGTGTCTGACTATAGTGATCCCAGGCATCACTTGGAGAACATGcagatttcattcattcatttgtttcagGAGACTACTGAGAGAACAGAGGGTCTTTAGAAGCCTCCAACACAAAGGACGTGCGGACCCCTTACTTGGTTTTGAGTTATTAACCTGCCTTCAGAGAGCCCCTTCCCTTGGGGATGGCACCCATCTAcatctcctcttctttctcctaaCAGTTTTCCATCAGCGGAATATATGGTGTCTTGAGGAAGGAGTGTCTCTGTATAATTTACACAGAAGCACCATTATGTGCCAGTGGCAGCCTACTTATGTAAAGGCTTATGAAGGTCTGCTGCACAactgagaaaacaagaaaacctCATGGCTCACGGTCACTCACCTTACTTTGGACCACTCAGTCCAATGAGAATTACACACGCCAGGATACCAACCTCAAGCATGGCAGTGCTCATTGGATTAGCCCTTAACAGGCTTAAACCTAAAGAACCAGCCTGTCTACTGTCTCAGTTGGGGACTAACCCTGAGTTGCAGCGGCTGCAATGAAAACTCTTTACCAAGCAGAAGCTGGCCTATCTGACTTGAGATGGGAGAGAACACCTTAGCAGATGTGGGGAGGCAGTTCAAGAGTTCTCAGCATTGGGGAAATATCCAGAACGGTTGTCTCAGTCTTCCTTTTATAGGACATCCCAAATTCCCAAATTTCCTGGCAGGTGGGTTGACCAGTCAAAACACCCGTTAAAGACGGAGTTGGGCAACAGGCTTCTCACCTTAAGAGTCACGTGGAGAGAAATGCTCAGGCACAAAGGGCTTAAAATGAGAGGTAGAGAGTGGATGGAGGAGGTGTGCGTCTTCCCCGAGAGTGAACTAGCCCAGTCGGAGGACAGATTTTTGGGGTCCCTGGTAAGGGAACAGGCCTCAGTCCCCGACGTCTCTTACCACCTACATTGGACGAGGGCTGGGCGTGATTCCGAGTCGAAGTATGCTCTTCTGCCCCCGCTGTTCTGCAGCGCCTGGCTACGGATGGGCCCCCCAACACAACCCCCAAAACAGACCCGCGGGGGTCGGACGGCCCCAGCGCcgccagccccgccccgccccggagCCCCGCAGCGCCCCTCCTCCGCCTGGCCCCTCCCGCCGGCCCACCGCAGCAGCGCCCCCGGCTCGACCTCTCTGCCGAAGGCCAGCTTGGCGGAGGCGGCGGCCAAGGCCCCGAACGCGCCGGCGCACAGGCAGTTGAACACGCCCCAGAAGCGGCGCCGCATCGCGCCGGCCTGGAGGTGCGGGGGGAATCCGGCAGAGGTGTTAGGGTAGGCGGCGGCGCACACCCCGCCGCCTCCGGGCAGCGGTCTTCCCGCCATGGCGCTCGCGGCTACCTCTTGGGGTGTCAGCCAGCGGCTGGGTCGGAGGCGCGACGATTGGACGGCGGCCTCACGTGAGCGCCGCACCACGTGAGTGGGATGGCCAATTGCGGCCCCGCGATGGCCTCGAGGGGTGGGGCCGCCGCAATCTTCTGGCGGTGGCCGATTTTCCGCGTTAGGTTTAGGCTTTCGCGCGAGCACTCCTGAGCCGATATATCCAAGGCTGACTGTGGTCGCTGTTGTAGAACAACTCTTCGTGACTCAGCAGTTTCAACCCCTGTTACTTGGTGGGGTCCAGCATCAGTTTCCCCTAAGAATTGTTTAAAATGCCGAATCCCAGGCCCTGCCCCAcacccactgaatcagaatctacatttttaaCAAAACCCCCAGGAGACTGACCTGCACCTCCTAGAAGCACAAAATGGAGAGATGCGATGGCAGAGGGCGCTAGAGATCTGCAGGGTCACTAAGAAAGCGGAGTTGCAGTTGAGGGCTGAGGAGGGAGGTTAGGGCTTCTGGCAGATGGCCCAGATGGTTACATGCACACTGTAGGAAATTTAGAAAGTATAATTAGAAGAAAATAGTATTCATCATCACCCCACCGAGATAATCAGGTGACATTACTTCCCCTTTCCCATACACTTAAATACTGCTAAAATGTTTTCCCTTAAGAAGTAGTAAATTTCTCTGAAAACAAACTGTCGTTGGGAATttcctggcggtctagtggttaagactctgcttccacagCATGGGGGGCACAGACTTGAttcctggctgggaaactaagacTGGCATGCCATGTGACAgggacaaaaataattaatttaattttgaaaagatatatgtgcttagttgctcaattgtgtccagctcttcgagGTCCTATAGGCTgttccagccaggctcctctgtccatgggattctccaggccagaatactggagtgggttgccattccctacgcCAGGAGAATCTTCtgcacccagggatccaacccacatctcttgagtctcatGCCTAATCCCCAGCTCCTGTGAATGTGAATATATTTGGAAATGGGTCAACTGTAATcaaattaagatgaggtcattaggatgGGCTCTAGTCTGACTAGTGTCTTTAGAGAAGAGGAAGACACAGGGCACAATGCCGTGTGACCACAAAGGCAGAGACTGGAACACTGTATCTACAAGCAGAGAAACACAAGGGTTGCCAGCAACACCACAAGGTAGAAGAGGCGTAGAACAGTTTGTACTCTGGAGGCGTGAGCCTTGCCAGAACCTGGATTTtagacttccagtctccagaactgtgagagaatgtgAATTGGTTGTGTTAAGCCACCTGGTTTGTGCCAGTTCGTTGTGGCAGACCTAGGGAACTCAAATAACTGAGAAGACCCAAGCCTGTGTATTACCAGCTTCCCTAGTCCACCACCTTCTCTCACCTGCAAGGCTGCCGTCCCCTGTAAGATGGGGGGCCCTCCCACCGATCCAGCTGGCCCTGTGGATCACATAACTCCTATTGTTAAGTCAGTCACCACAAATCAGGGACCCCATTGATTCAGTCAGCACCCTTATATCACTTGACTCCGATATATTGATATTAAGCCAGCCCCCTGAACCCATCACTCTCCCTTTTAAGGAAGCTTAATAAAGGAAAGACGAAAAGTGTCCAAAAGTAGGCAGTGCATCATCAAGGCTTCCTTTTTGGTATTCCTATAGAATGGTATTTTAATAGACCACAAATTTATTGAAGATGTACCTGCATGATAACAGTCTTGTTTTAAAGGGGGATATTAATTTTTGGTTCTTGgtgcttccctggcggtccagtggttaagactccacactttgaATGCACCAATGTGgcgagcatgggtttgatccctaaatggcaacccactccagtactcttgcctggaaaatcccatggatggaggagcctggtaggctatagtccatagggttgcaaagagttggacacgactgagcgacttcactttcttctttctttcttggcaAACAgaatcacacacagacacacacacacacacacacacacattttcaagaTGCATCAATAGTAATTGTTTTATGTTATTGACATAGAGCTTATATATTACCTTTTAGAATGCCATGACACTTTAAACAGTTTCAGATCTTTATaaagctatatataaaatatatatgtgtatatatatacacacacacgttagTTTTCAGACCCATCTGAAGCATAATTTGAGTGAAGCAAAAAATAGTATGTCAAAGAATAAGTGAAAGCAAACTACCTTGCTCCAAAGCTTCTGGTGCCAGTGGCTTTCCGGCTCCCTGTGAGGTCATGTCCCattctctct contains these protein-coding regions:
- the TMEM42 gene encoding transmembrane protein 42, encoding MAGRPLPGGGGVCAAAYPNTSAGFPPHLQAGAMRRRFWGVFNCLCAGAFGALAAASAKLAFGREVNVGFCVLGIIMMATTNSLMWTFFSRGLSLSMSSAIASVTVTFSNILNSAFLGFVLYGECQEVLWWGGVFLILCGLTLIHRELPPPRKPLPHKQR